The segment AACCGACGGTCCGTTCGCCGAGGCAAAAGAGGTGCTTGCCGGGTTCTTCCTCCTCGAAGCGGAGGACCTCGATGCCGCGATCGCATTGGCCGCACAGATCCCAGCGGCGTGGAACGGAGCAATCGAAGTTCGGCCGGTCATTCCGATGACTCGATGAGTACGCCGGCCGAGCACCTCTCGGCCGTGGTCCGTGACGAGGGTCGCCGCGTCCTGGCGACCCTCGTGCGCACCACCGGCAGTTTTGCCGTCGCCGAGGACGCAGTCTCCGAGGCTGTGGTGACCGCACTCGCTCACTGGCCCAGATCGGGTGTCCCCGACAATCCGCGTGCCTGGCTCACCACCGTGGCTCGCAACAAGGCGCTCGACATCATCAGACGCGAGGCCGGGCGCACCGCGAAGGAACGAGAGGCGGCGGATCTCGCCGTGCTGAACCAGAATTGGAGCGAGAGCGACGAGTCCTCGATCGCCGACGATCTGTTGCGGTTGGTTTTCACCTGCTGTCATCCGACGCTCTCCGTCGAAGCGCAGGTGGCACTGAGCCTGCGCACCCTCTGCGGGCTCGCCACGTCCGACATCGCCCGACTGATGCTCGTGCCCGAGGCCACCATGTCCAAACGGCTCACGCGAGCGAAGAAGAAGATCGCAGCTGCCAACATTCCGTATCGAGTACCGGATTCGGCGGAGTTGCCGCAACGACTCGACGCGGTGGCCACCACGGTGTATTTGATGTTCACCGCCGGCCATCTCGGCGGTGAGACGCTGGTGCGGCCTCGACTGTGTGACGAGGCACTCAGGTTGGCCCGCTTGCTGATCGACCTGATGCCGGACGAGCCGTCACTTCAGGGGCTACTGGCCCTCATGCTGTTCACGGACTCGCGCCGAGCGACCAGGACCGATGAATCCGGCGGCCTCGTCAGGCTGGAGGATCAGGACAGATCTCGATGGAATCGAGAGGCGATCGAGGAGGGTGCTCGGTTGATGGACAGTGCACTGCGTCGCAACGACTCTCGGCCCAGCCGCTACACCATCCAGGCAGCCATCGCAGCATGCCACTCCACGGCAGCGACCTATGCCGACACCGACTGGTCCCGGATCGTCGTACTGTACGACGCGCTTGCGGCTGTGGAGAACACACCGATCGTGGCGCTCAACCGCGGCGTGGCCATAGGCGAAAGCCAGGGTCCTGCTGCGGGACTCGACGCACTGGACGCCATCGACTCCCTCGGCGGCCACTACCTATGGCATGCCTGTCGAGCTGTGATGCTCGATCGCCTGGACCGCGCGGAGGAGGCCAGGAACGCACGAACGACCGCGCTCGCTCTCGACCCGTCGCCGGCCGAGAAGGCATATCTCCGAGCGCAGCTCGCGTCGTCTTCCCACCCTGTTCGACAACGACGGGAAGAAACCTGAAAGCTCCCTGTCAGGTGCGGCCAAGCCTGTTCACAGCTTCGCCGATCACCATGGATCGCATGCTGACACTTGCGATACTCACCCTGCTGATCATGGCCGTCTCCGGCGCGACGGCGGCTCGCGCGCCCCGGACGCTGGTTCGACTGCGCTAGATCGTGCGAACGGGTTCGAGGATTTCCTGGCGGGCCTCGGGCGCAACGACGCGCAGCGCGTCCGCCGATGCGTCGTCGGGCTGACGCTGCGAATCGATCTCGGCCTCCACTCGGGCACGGTATGTCTCGACCTCACGGTCGACCGTGGCCTCGTCCCAACCCAGAACCGGTGCGATCAACGCCGCAACCTGACCCGCGCAGTTCATTCCGCGATGGGAGTACTCGATGGAAATTCGGGTGCGCCGCGAGAGCACGTCCTCGAGATGGAGTGCGCCCTCCGCTGCCGCGGCGTAGACGACCTCCACCTGAAGGTATGCCGGCGCATCGGTGAGTGGTTGCAGCAGTTCGGGTTTGCCGTCGGCCATGGCCAGCACCTCGTCGATCAACGAACCGTATCGGTCGAGCAGATGCGTGACCCGATGCGGATGCAGCTTGTGCATCTCGCCGAGATGCGGTGCCTGATTGACCAGCGCGAAGTAGCCGTCGGCCCCGACGAGGGGCACCTTCTCGGTGATCGAGGACGCCACCCGGACCGGGATGTCCTCGGCGGCGAGATCGACTGCGTCCTCGGCCATCACGCGATACGTCGTGTACTTGCCGCCTGCGATGGCGACGAGTCCGGGTGCAACCCGAGCGACCGCGTGTTCGCGGGACAGCTTGGAGGTTTCGTCGCTCTCGCCGGCGAGCAGTGGCCGCAGGCCCGCGTAGACACCGTCGATGTCCTCGTGGGTCAGTGGCGTGACGAGTACCGAGTTGACCTCGCCCAGGATGTAGTCGATGTCGGCCTTGGTGGCCGCCGGGTGTGCGAGGTCGAGGTTCCAGTCGGTGTCGGTGGTACCGATGATCCAGTGCGCGCCCCACGGAATGATGAACAGCACCGACTTCTCGGTGCGCAGGATGATCGCGGCCTCGCTGACGATTCGATCGCGCGGCACCACGATGTGCACACCCTTCGACGCGCGTACCCGGAACCGTCCACGCATGTTGGACAGCGACTGGATCTCGTCGGTCCAGACACCGGTGGCATTGATCACCACGTGTGCGCGTACCTCGGTGGTGACACCGGTCTCCGAATCACGCACGCGCACACCGGATACCCGGTCGGCCTCACGCAGGAAGCCGACGACCTGGGTGGACGTTCGCACCACTGCGCCGTAGTGGGCGGCCGTTCTGGCGACGGTCATGGTGTGCCGGGCGTCGTCGACGACGGTGTCGTAGTACCGAATCCCGCCGATCAGCGACTTGCGCTTGATTCCGGGCGACATGCGCAGTGCACCGGATCGAGTCAGGTGCTTCTGTTGCGGCACCGATTTGGCCCCACCCATGCGGTCGTACAGGAAGATGCCTGCAGCGATGTACGGCCGCTCCCACACACGATGCGTGAGCGGGAAGAGGAATTTCAGCGGCTTGACCAAGTGCGGTGCGAGCGTGGACAGGGAGAGTTCGCGCTCGTGCAGGGCCTCGCGCACGAGCCCGAACTCGAGCTGTTCGAGGTACCGAAGCCCGCCGTGGAACATCTTGGACGAGCGAGAAGACGTTCCCGACGCGTAGTCCCGCGCCTCGACCAGCGCCACCTTCAGTCCACGCGTCGCTGCGTCGAGGGCCGCTCCGGAGCCGACGACGCCACCGCCGATCACCACCACGTCGAACTGCTCGGTTCCGAGCTGGTCCCACGCCTCCACCCGCTGGTCGGGTCCGAGGAACTTCGTATTCGATCGGTTGCTCATCTCGAACGCTCCCTCTCCTTCGAAAATCCCCGCATTGCTTGCACGTCAGGCTACCGCCCCGGGTCCATCGGGCGCAGAACCTGCCGAGTGCGCGGCACCCAATCGCCGCACTGCATCTGCCAGGACGGTCGGGGTCGATCCGGCGAAGCTCAACCGGAGCGAGTGACGGTACTGCGCACCCGAAGCGAACGCCGTGCCCGGCACGAAGGCAACTCCGTGATCGAGTGCCGCGTCGAGCAACTCGCCGGTGTCGGTTCCGTCTCGGAAGGTGACCCAGGCGAACATCCCTCCCGCGGGGCGCGAGACGATGAGCCGAGGACCGAACTCGGCGACGAGAGCAGTAGTCAATGCCGTTGCACGAGAGCCGTACTCGCGTCTGAGGACCGTCAGGTGGGCGTTCAGCCACGCGGTGTCGCCGAGCATCTCCGCCGCCATCAACTGCGTCATCGAGGATCCACACAGATC is part of the Rhodococcus sp. SBT000017 genome and harbors:
- a CDS encoding RNA polymerase sigma factor → MSTPAEHLSAVVRDEGRRVLATLVRTTGSFAVAEDAVSEAVVTALAHWPRSGVPDNPRAWLTTVARNKALDIIRREAGRTAKEREAADLAVLNQNWSESDESSIADDLLRLVFTCCHPTLSVEAQVALSLRTLCGLATSDIARLMLVPEATMSKRLTRAKKKIAAANIPYRVPDSAELPQRLDAVATTVYLMFTAGHLGGETLVRPRLCDEALRLARLLIDLMPDEPSLQGLLALMLFTDSRRATRTDESGGLVRLEDQDRSRWNREAIEEGARLMDSALRRNDSRPSRYTIQAAIAACHSTAATYADTDWSRIVVLYDALAAVENTPIVALNRGVAIGESQGPAAGLDALDAIDSLGGHYLWHACRAVMLDRLDRAEEARNARTTALALDPSPAEKAYLRAQLASSSHPVRQRREET
- the glpD gene encoding glycerol-3-phosphate dehydrogenase, which produces MSNRSNTKFLGPDQRVEAWDQLGTEQFDVVVIGGGVVGSGAALDAATRGLKVALVEARDYASGTSSRSSKMFHGGLRYLEQLEFGLVREALHERELSLSTLAPHLVKPLKFLFPLTHRVWERPYIAAGIFLYDRMGGAKSVPQQKHLTRSGALRMSPGIKRKSLIGGIRYYDTVVDDARHTMTVARTAAHYGAVVRTSTQVVGFLREADRVSGVRVRDSETGVTTEVRAHVVINATGVWTDEIQSLSNMRGRFRVRASKGVHIVVPRDRIVSEAAIILRTEKSVLFIIPWGAHWIIGTTDTDWNLDLAHPAATKADIDYILGEVNSVLVTPLTHEDIDGVYAGLRPLLAGESDETSKLSREHAVARVAPGLVAIAGGKYTTYRVMAEDAVDLAAEDIPVRVASSITEKVPLVGADGYFALVNQAPHLGEMHKLHPHRVTHLLDRYGSLIDEVLAMADGKPELLQPLTDAPAYLQVEVVYAAAAEGALHLEDVLSRRTRISIEYSHRGMNCAGQVAALIAPVLGWDEATVDREVETYRARVEAEIDSQRQPDDASADALRVVAPEARQEILEPVRTI